The following nucleotide sequence is from Methylocella sp..
AAAAAGCGCGCGAAATACGATTTTCTGCGCGATGTAAGACTGTTCAACGACGGCTTCTTTCTCACTTCGAACAAGATCCTGTCGCTGCAGGATTTCTTCGATGTGATCGCGCAGGATGAAGCGATTTTCCATGACGTGCGCAAACATGGCATGCTGTTCGCCCAGCCCTTGAGCAATTTCGTGACGCATCGGCGCGGTTTGAAGATCGCCTCCCTCACCGAATGCGTCGCGGGCGGCTCGGATGAAAGCTTCTATAAAGCCAAGGATGTCAGTTTCGATGCCGACGGCAAGCCGCTCGATGGCGCGGGCAATCGCATTTTCTTCGCGCATTGGGCCGGCGCCGTGTCGCTGCCCGGCCGCCGCGTTTTCGACAAAGCCTGGCACGAATATGCGAAACAGGCTCAAGCGCGCATGAAAACCTGATGCCTCGGCTGCTTAACTTTTATCTCGCCAAACGGATGGCGCTGACCGCTCTGCTGATCGAGACGACGCTATGCGTCCCTCTCGTTATGACCTCCCTGTTGCACGACCTTCCCCCTGCCGCCCTGCGCGGCGGACTTCTCATCCCCGCCCTGCTTGGGACCTTGCCGACTGTGCTCTACATAGCCTTGCCGATGGCGGTCGGCGTCGCCATCGCGCTCGAATTCGCCCGCATGTCGTCGGAGGGCATGATCGCAGTGCTCTATTCTCTGCGCCTTTCGGTCTGGTCGATCTGCGTTCCGGCGCTTCTCGTCGCGACGCTCGCTGTCGGAGCGGGCTATTGGCTTTCGTGCTATTTCGCGCCGTCCTATGTCGGCCAGATGCATGACGTGCTCTATGTGATCCGCAATTCGCTCAATCATCGCATGCTGGAGCCGGCGCATTTCTACACCTTCGAGAAAGGCGCGCGAAGCATGTACTTTCAGCGCTGGCAGTCCGCCGATGTCGTGTCGGGCATGTTCATCCACCAGTTCTCGACCGACAAGAACGAAGAAGAAGTCATCAACGCCAATGAAGCGGAGTTCCGCCGCGACCAGCAAGGCGTCGTCATTATTTTAAACCACGGCTCGATCGAGACGCTCCCGGAAGGAGGCTCCTCCATGCGCAGCGCGAATTTCGATCAATATGTCATCCCGGTCGATATGCAGGGCAACGGCGCGTTGCCTAAGCGCGATTGGCGCGGCGTCTTCGAATTGCCGATGGGCGAGTTTTTCGCGGGACGCCCGGCCAACGTCGATGGCCCCGCCCGCTTCGCGGAATGGGTGAGCGAGGGAACCAAACGCTTCGCGATCCCTTTACTGGCGCTCGCGCATACGCTGCTGGCGATCGGCCTCGTTTTGACTGTGTCGGCGGCGACTGGCCGAGGCTCGGCGGCGACGACATCGACCATCCTCATCATCCCGCTGACCCATGTCGGCATCCTCGTCTGCGCGGAAACGCTGGTGCGTCAGGATCCCCGCCTCGTGATTGTTGTCGGCCTTGCGATTCTTACGGAGTTCATTGTCGCCCTTTTCCTGATCCAGCGGCAGTACGCCAGATTTCCCAGGATCAAGACGACAGCCGGACACGCCGCCGCGCTGGCCGGCTAGATTCTTTGGCCTAAAGCTTCGCCACGATGCGCTCGGATTCATCCCACAGCCGCGCCGCCAAGGCGGGATCGTGCGAAATAGGGCTCGATTTAGCGATGTTGCAATCGGCGAAATATTCGCCGCTGACGGCATCGAGAGAGGGATGAGTTGCAACATAACATTGCGTCGCTGTCCCCTGCGGAATCGTCTTCAGGAGAAGAGGGCTGAGGATTGCTCCGACCAATTGCAGCGGCGCGCTTAGGGTCCAGACTCACAACCAGTAGCTGACGGTAACGGCGATGCAGACTGTCGCGAGGAAGTTTATGGCGTTTCGGTCGTAGCGCGTAGCCACGCGCCTGAAGTCTTTCAGGCGGCAGAACATGCGTTCGATGGCGTTGCGGTTTCGATAGAGGAAGGGCGAGAAGCAGTTCTTCCACCTGCGATTGGCCTTGGGCGGGATATTCGGCATAGCTCCGCGCTCCTCGACCTGCCGACGGATCGCATTTGCGTCGTAGCCCTTGTCGCCATGGAGGATTTCGCAAGGAGGAAGTCGCGCGATAAGCTCCGCGCCCGCCGAGCAATCGGCGATTTGGCCGCCGGTGAGCATGAAAGACAGCGGGCGGCAGTCCGCATCGGTCAATGCGTGGATTTTGGTTGTGCGCCCGCCGCGCGAACGGCCGATGGCCTGATTCTTCTCCCCCCTTTGCCGCCACTGGCCGAGCGATGCGCCTTGACCGCCGAGGAGTCGATGAGGACCTGCGCCGGCGGCCCGCCTGCTTGCGCAAGCGCGTGGAACAGATCGATCCAAACGCCCTTAGCAGCCCAGCGAACGTAGCGATTGTAGAGAGTCTTCTTTGGCCCGTACTCCAGCGGCGCGTCAATCCAGCGTCCGCCAGATTTCAGCACATGAATGATCCCGCTGATCACCCGGCGATCATCGACGCGCGCCTTGCCGCGCGTGTCCGTGGGAAGATGCGGCGCGATCTTCGCGAACTGCGCGTCCGTCAGCCAGAATTGATCCCGATTCATAGTCGCTTCCTTTCGGAAGCTGTGAATCACAACCCGCCTCTCACGCCAACCATTTTATGGGTCTGGGCCCTAGATTGCGGCCGAGATTGGTCATGATGCCGCCCGGATGCAGCGCGTTGGCGGTCTTGCCGGTCCCGGCGAGGCGCTTGGCCAGTTGTTTGGCGAACAGTAGATTGGCCAGCTTGGATTGGCCGTAGGCGCGCCAGGGTCCGTAGCCGCGCTGCCCGGAGAGATTGTCGAATTCGATGCCGACTTTTGGGGCGAACTGGTGCCCTGAACTCGAGAGCATGACGACCCCTTTATCTGCGAGGTGGTCAATAAGGCCAGTGACTAGAATGAAATGACCGATGTGATTGGTGAAGAACTGCAGCTCATAGCCATGGGCCTGCTCAAGCTTCGACAAGGCCATGATGCCGGCATTGCAGATGATGGCGTCGAGCTTCGCGCCGCTTGCCTTCACCGTCGCAACGCATGCCCGCACAGAGGCGGGGTCGGAGAGATGGCACGCGACCGGAACGATGTCTCCTCCCATCGCGCCGCAAGCGGCGCGCGCTTTTTCGACCGTACGCGCCGCGGCGATGATGCGGGCGCCTCGCTTGGAAAGAACGCGGACGGTCTCCAGCCCAAGACCCGAGTTGGCCCCGGTCACCAGAATCGTGCGGCCGGTGAGATCAAGCCCCGCCGTCACCTGCTCCGCAGTGGGCCCATATTCAAAACCGCTCGGGCCTTTGCCTTTCAACAACGCTGGAAGCGACATGGTGAAATCCTTCTCGATTTGAGTTAGGCGTTATCGGTTTCATCTAATGTAATGCCGGGCGCAAACTTGACAGAATATACATTTATTGTCAATTTTGATTAAAGAAGTCTGACTGACTAGGAGAGCCGCTTTGGAGGACGCCAGACCTGGGGACGATGCGCGCCGCCACGCCCTGCTCGACGCCGCGCTAGGGGTGTTCGCACGTTATGGATTTCGCAAAACGTCGATGGAGGAAGTGGCGCGGGCAGCGCAGATCTCGCGGCAGGGCCTCTATCTGCACTACGCCACCAAGGAGGCGTTGCTTCGGGCCGTAGTCCTCAACGTCCTCGAAGGCGGATTGCGGAGCGCCCGATCAGCTCTTGGCGATGCGACGCAGCCGCTCGATTTGAGGCTCGTTCGCGCATTTGACCAATGGTATGGCCGGCATATTGGGATGATCGGCGCGGACGCCACGGATCTGATCGAGGCCAGCAAAACTCTGCTCGGCCCCATCGTCTGCGACTATGAAGCTCAGTTCGCGAAAGCGATCGCCGCCGCAATCGCGGAGTCTCGTCTGGCCAGCGCCTACGGCCTCCAAAATCTTACGGCGGAGCAGTTAGCGCGAACGCTGCATGCGACAGCGAACGGGCTGAAGTATGCGAGCGCCACGCGCGAGGCTTTCATTCATGATTTTAACGTCGCCGCAAGGCTGTTGTGCGCGCCTTTATTGAGGGGTGAGGCGGCTGACCGCCCTTGAGGCTCAAAGCGTCGCCGCTTGAGCAGCCAAGGCCTTGCCCTCTATCGCCGTGCGATAATCCGCAATCACCTCTTTTGGCGCTCCAAATTCGCGCACTGCTCCGTCCTCGATCCAGATGACGCGGTCGCAGATGGTCGCCAGAGCCTCGAGATCATGCGAGACGACGAGAATTGTGCCTTTCTTCGCAAAATCTTGAATGAAAGCATCGCATTTGGCGCCAAACTCGGCGTCCCCGACAGAGAGCGCTTCGTCGACGATCAGAATATCGGCGTCGGCATGGGCGCAGACCGCAAAAGCCAGCCGCGCGGCCATGCCGGTCGAATACATTTTCAGCGGCTGATAGAAAAATTCGCCGATCTCCGCGAAGGCGGCGATGGAATCGAGACGCTGTTCGATGACCGACCGGCGCATGCCGAGAATTGCGCCGCCGATCAGCGCGTTTTCACGGCCCGTCAACTCATGATCGAAGCCTGATCCAAGCGCGAGGATCGGCGCCACCCGCCCAACGACGTTGACGCTG
It contains:
- a CDS encoding LptF/LptG family permease, with protein sequence MPRLLNFYLAKRMALTALLIETTLCVPLVMTSLLHDLPPAALRGGLLIPALLGTLPTVLYIALPMAVGVAIALEFARMSSEGMIAVLYSLRLSVWSICVPALLVATLAVGAGYWLSCYFAPSYVGQMHDVLYVIRNSLNHRMLEPAHFYTFEKGARSMYFQRWQSADVVSGMFIHQFSTDKNEEEVINANEAEFRRDQQGVVIILNHGSIETLPEGGSSMRSANFDQYVIPVDMQGNGALPKRDWRGVFELPMGEFFAGRPANVDGPARFAEWVSEGTKRFAIPLLALAHTLLAIGLVLTVSAATGRGSAATTSTILIIPLTHVGILVCAETLVRQDPRLVIVVGLAILTEFIVALFLIQRQYARFPRIKTTAGHAAALAG
- a CDS encoding IS5 family transposase (programmed frameshift), giving the protein MNRDQFWLTDAQFAKIAPHLPTDTRGKARVDDRRVISGIIHVLKSGGRWIDAPLEYGPKKTLYNRYVRWAAKGVWIDLFHALAQAGGPPAQVLIDSSAVKAHRSASGGKGGRRNQAIGRSRGGRTTKIHALTDADCRPLSFMLTGGQIADCSAGAELIARLPPCEILHGDKGYDANAIRRQVEERGAMPNIPPKANRRWKNCFSPFLYRNRNAIERMFCRLKDFRRVATRYDRNAINFLATVCIAVTVSYWL
- a CDS encoding SDR family NAD(P)-dependent oxidoreductase, translated to MSLPALLKGKGPSGFEYGPTAEQVTAGLDLTGRTILVTGANSGLGLETVRVLSKRGARIIAAARTVEKARAACGAMGGDIVPVACHLSDPASVRACVATVKASGAKLDAIICNAGIMALSKLEQAHGYELQFFTNHIGHFILVTGLIDHLADKGVVMLSSSGHQFAPKVGIEFDNLSGQRGYGPWRAYGQSKLANLLFAKQLAKRLAGTGKTANALHPGGIMTNLGRNLGPRPIKWLA
- a CDS encoding helix-turn-helix domain-containing protein; this encodes MEDARPGDDARRHALLDAALGVFARYGFRKTSMEEVARAAQISRQGLYLHYATKEALLRAVVLNVLEGGLRSARSALGDATQPLDLRLVRAFDQWYGRHIGMIGADATDLIEASKTLLGPIVCDYEAQFAKAIAAAIAESRLASAYGLQNLTAEQLARTLHATANGLKYASATREAFIHDFNVAARLLCAPLLRGEAADRP
- a CDS encoding ABC transporter ATP-binding protein, which codes for MSSDLVISCDNVGKAFQLYLRRNDQLKQAIFGHWKQFYHKHWVLRDVTFKIKRGERVGIIGRNGAGKTTLLQIICGISRPTQGSVNVVGRVAPILALGSGFDHELTGRENALIGGAILGMRRSVIEQRLDSIAAFAEIGEFFYQPLKMYSTGMAARLAFAVCAHADADILIVDEALSVGDAEFGAKCDAFIQDFAKKGTILVVSHDLEALATICDRVIWIEDGAVREFGAPKEVIADYRTAIEGKALAAQAATL